One genomic window of Caballeronia sp. SBC1 includes the following:
- a CDS encoding hybrid sensor histidine kinase/response regulator has product MDYARRYAGQRRLAGASLILIWIVVTARDGWLLNTLDPGTLFHVGLVRLAGAVGMAVPVWLMWGPRAFDERWAVRLLCVVTLSCWFALLGLVYVYPPARIGQEIFPGFFVVLFLIFTLFRLRAITAAWLVGLCVVTYHLVELCNDIWGNGSTPGSHWVTRGAMVFVMSLAGIVVCIQFERAARREFVFRRTLRAAKARVEAASRTVNQQNERMREFVREKERFFSSAYHDIQQPLAAINLFIRSARIKLEGEHAASHDLDVIEETARDILDMFKDVQDYSELGSYIPRMAPVDTQAVLTEVFEQYLEPAKSRGIGLRISRRQRAPPPIESDRSLFKRALSNLVSNAIKNTCVGGVVVGWVQIGEQLRIDVRDTGVGISPVHRDAIFAEYYQIDNPGRDRSKGLGLGLSIVHRVIGILPKHSMSFWSVEGRGSRFSLYAPLSKMTPVVEAAAQKSDASTSVLKDRYVLLCDDEPTVLEGLRRLFSSAGALVDSTESMTGIEAILAEEGRVPDIIVTDIRLRDGQTGIEVAKRVRRHFAWVGVLPVAFITGELVSPHALRDFAEPFVLLRKSSPPESTLAEVSRLIADRQPTEFGHVRDP; this is encoded by the coding sequence ATGGACTATGCGCGTCGCTATGCGGGCCAACGCAGACTGGCCGGCGCCAGCCTCATACTGATATGGATCGTGGTTACTGCCCGTGATGGGTGGCTGCTGAACACGCTTGATCCCGGCACCCTCTTCCACGTTGGCTTAGTGCGACTTGCGGGAGCTGTGGGTATGGCTGTGCCAGTATGGTTGATGTGGGGACCACGCGCATTCGATGAACGCTGGGCCGTCAGGTTACTTTGTGTAGTGACGCTAAGCTGCTGGTTCGCCCTGCTGGGGTTGGTGTATGTCTATCCACCGGCCCGGATCGGACAGGAGATTTTCCCCGGCTTTTTTGTTGTCCTTTTTCTTATATTCACGTTGTTCCGACTTCGCGCAATCACGGCAGCATGGTTAGTCGGACTTTGCGTTGTAACCTACCATCTTGTAGAACTGTGCAATGACATCTGGGGTAATGGTTCCACGCCGGGGTCTCACTGGGTCACCCGTGGGGCCATGGTGTTTGTGATGTCTCTCGCTGGCATTGTCGTCTGCATTCAATTTGAACGCGCTGCCCGGCGCGAATTCGTGTTCCGGCGGACGTTGCGCGCGGCCAAGGCGCGCGTTGAAGCAGCGTCCCGGACTGTCAATCAGCAGAATGAACGGATGCGAGAATTCGTTAGAGAGAAGGAGCGGTTCTTTTCATCGGCCTACCACGACATCCAGCAGCCTCTTGCCGCGATCAACCTCTTTATCCGTAGCGCGCGGATAAAGCTCGAGGGTGAACACGCCGCAAGCCATGATCTCGACGTCATCGAGGAAACGGCACGCGACATCCTCGACATGTTCAAGGACGTTCAGGACTATAGCGAGCTAGGATCTTACATCCCGCGCATGGCGCCGGTTGATACGCAGGCCGTGCTAACGGAGGTCTTCGAGCAGTACCTTGAGCCGGCGAAGTCGCGGGGCATCGGATTGAGAATCAGCAGGCGTCAGCGCGCCCCGCCGCCCATTGAAAGCGATCGCTCCTTGTTCAAGCGGGCATTGTCCAATCTTGTATCGAATGCGATCAAGAACACCTGCGTGGGAGGTGTCGTCGTCGGCTGGGTACAGATCGGGGAACAGCTTCGCATCGATGTACGGGACACGGGTGTCGGTATCTCGCCGGTGCATCGGGATGCGATATTCGCCGAGTACTATCAGATCGACAACCCAGGTCGCGATCGCTCGAAAGGCCTGGGCCTCGGGCTGTCTATCGTCCACCGGGTTATTGGGATTCTGCCGAAGCACAGCATGAGTTTTTGGTCAGTCGAAGGGCGCGGGTCGCGCTTTTCCCTGTACGCTCCGCTGTCCAAAATGACGCCAGTCGTCGAAGCGGCCGCTCAAAAGAGCGACGCATCCACGTCCGTCCTCAAGGACAGATATGTCCTGCTGTGCGACGACGAACCGACCGTTCTCGAGGGCCTGCGCCGGTTGTTCTCGAGTGCTGGTGCATTGGTGGATAGCACCGAGTCGATGACCGGCATTGAAGCAATACTGGCTGAGGAGGGTCGCGTACCCGACATCATTGTCACCGATATTCGCCTGCGCGACGGGCAGACCGGCATCGAGGTTGCCAAACGGGTCAGGCGGCATTTCGCATGGGTAGGCGTGCTTCCCGTCGCGTTCATCACGGGCGAACTGGTCTCTCCTCATGCACTTCGCGATTTCGCAGAGCCGTTCGTGCTGTTGCGGAAGTCCTCCCCGCCGGAGAGCACGCTCGCTGAAGTTAGCCGGCTCATTGCCGACCGGCAGCCGACAGAGTTCGGTCACGTGCGGGATCCGTGA
- a CDS encoding PadR family transcriptional regulator — protein sequence MTESIQVQLKKGALDLCVLALLARGESYGYEIASTLASAVGMGEGTIYPLMRRMQNDGLVATRLVESSSGPSRKYYRLTPMGQDALEAHRRDWRAFVAAVDQLLGAQP from the coding sequence ATGACTGAATCGATCCAGGTTCAACTAAAGAAAGGCGCACTCGATCTCTGCGTGCTTGCCCTGTTGGCACGCGGGGAGAGCTACGGCTACGAGATTGCCAGCACGCTCGCCAGCGCAGTGGGAATGGGTGAGGGCACGATCTACCCGCTTATGCGGCGTATGCAAAACGACGGGCTGGTCGCCACGCGTCTGGTCGAATCGAGCAGCGGGCCCTCGCGCAAATACTATCGGCTCACGCCAATGGGCCAAGACGCGCTTGAGGCGCATCGGCGTGACTGGCGGGCGTTCGTAGCCGCAGTCGATCAACTTCTTGGAGCTCAGCCGTGA
- a CDS encoding glutaminyl-peptide cyclotransferase produces the protein MKRSAAEIIREYGPFPGIDSVHGVTYDGQHVWFGSGDKLNAFDPASGNPLRWLDVAADAGTAFDGQHLFQIAGDRIQKIDPITGQVLATIPAPDGGGNSGLTWAEGTLWVGQYRSRKIHQVDPQTGAILRVIESNRFVTGVTWVDGELWHGTWENDASELRRVDSQTGEILESLEMPPGAFVSGLESDGGEQFFCGSASSGTVRAVRRPRRDSAAGSDAELPVDSISE, from the coding sequence ATGAAACGATCAGCTGCCGAAATCATTCGTGAATATGGGCCCTTTCCGGGGATCGATAGCGTACATGGGGTCACGTATGACGGTCAGCACGTGTGGTTCGGATCCGGAGACAAACTGAACGCCTTCGATCCGGCAAGCGGGAATCCGCTGCGATGGCTTGATGTCGCCGCCGATGCAGGAACCGCCTTCGATGGCCAGCACCTGTTCCAGATCGCCGGGGATCGCATCCAGAAGATCGATCCGATAACCGGCCAGGTGCTAGCCACGATCCCCGCGCCTGACGGCGGCGGTAATTCGGGCCTCACGTGGGCCGAAGGGACGCTCTGGGTGGGGCAGTATCGGAGCCGGAAAATTCACCAAGTCGATCCTCAAACGGGGGCGATTCTTCGCGTTATCGAGTCCAACCGCTTCGTCACCGGTGTCACCTGGGTTGACGGAGAGCTCTGGCACGGCACTTGGGAAAATGACGCTAGCGAGCTTAGGCGTGTCGATTCGCAAACGGGCGAGATCCTGGAGAGCCTTGAGATGCCGCCTGGAGCATTCGTGTCGGGGCTCGAGTCCGATGGCGGCGAGCAGTTCTTCTGCGGCAGCGCAAGCAGCGGAACGGTAAGAGCTGTTCGCCGCCCCCGGCGAGACTCCGCGGCCGGCAGCGACGCCGAGCTCCCTGTAGATTCCATTAGCGAATAA
- the mdtN gene encoding multidrug transporter subunit MdtN codes for MKIAGLRKASLKGRVIACVIACVIVVLGLAMGYYAYDRTTRFPSTDNATIDADVVHVAAPVGGRIVRLAVQENQRVAKDDVLFEIDPVPFRLLVAQTQADLELARAGVNTRRRTIVGERANAVIAGDQTGKAAHNYELASRTVQRLTPLVAKGYVPVQQLDQAQVAQRDAALSLKQAQEQKQASAQTIGDEAGAVAVVHAREAALALAQHSLNETIVRAPQNGFVTGLSILAGEAVAPHQSIFTLVHADEWFAVANFREGELSRIQPGDCATVYSMIDRSQAIRGKVIGIGAGVADSDRINLPRALPIVQQSVNWVRVAQRFPVRVRLDEPAARLVRIGASAIVEVRHGAACR; via the coding sequence ATGAAAATTGCCGGCTTGCGTAAGGCCTCTCTTAAAGGCCGCGTGATCGCGTGCGTGATCGCGTGCGTGATCGTCGTACTTGGGCTCGCAATGGGGTATTACGCCTACGACCGGACGACCCGGTTTCCGTCAACGGATAACGCGACTATTGACGCCGACGTCGTGCACGTAGCGGCGCCGGTCGGCGGCCGGATCGTCCGGCTCGCGGTGCAAGAGAACCAGCGGGTTGCCAAAGACGATGTGCTCTTCGAGATCGATCCTGTTCCGTTTCGTCTCCTGGTAGCACAGACCCAGGCCGACCTCGAACTGGCCCGCGCGGGGGTAAACACACGACGCCGGACGATTGTCGGCGAGCGAGCGAATGCAGTCATCGCCGGTGATCAGACCGGCAAGGCAGCACACAACTACGAACTGGCGTCGCGCACTGTGCAGCGCCTCACGCCACTCGTGGCGAAGGGCTACGTGCCGGTCCAGCAGTTGGATCAGGCGCAGGTCGCGCAGCGCGACGCGGCGTTGTCGCTGAAGCAGGCGCAGGAGCAAAAGCAGGCAAGCGCACAGACGATCGGTGACGAAGCCGGGGCCGTCGCCGTGGTGCATGCGCGCGAGGCTGCGCTCGCGCTCGCGCAGCACAGCCTCAACGAAACCATCGTACGTGCGCCGCAGAATGGTTTTGTCACGGGTCTTTCAATATTGGCGGGCGAGGCAGTCGCGCCGCATCAGTCGATCTTCACGCTCGTTCACGCGGACGAATGGTTCGCAGTCGCGAATTTCCGGGAAGGGGAACTCTCGCGAATCCAGCCGGGTGATTGTGCGACCGTTTATTCCATGATCGACCGAAGCCAGGCGATTCGCGGCAAAGTGATCGGCATCGGCGCGGGCGTTGCTGATTCGGACCGCATCAATCTGCCGCGCGCGTTGCCGATCGTCCAGCAGTCCGTGAACTGGGTGCGAGTCGCCCAGCGCTTCCCAGTGCGCGTGCGTCTGGATGAGCCGGCCGCCCGGCTGGTCCGGATTGGCGCGAGCGCGATAGTCGAGGTCCGGCATGGCGCAGCCTGCCGGTGA
- a CDS encoding FUSC family protein yields the protein MAQPAGDLARPGAADLLKLLAPYPGRAAMATRIALICALTVFVTSASGTPEAAISAYVVFFLNRPDRVTSVVLGAALLVLVTLVVGLVMVVAMFALDNPVWRVACIAGLSFGLLFVTSASKLRPVGAIIAMIVGFALDELGSVPFGEVATRALLYAWLFVAIPIALSICVNLLMAPSPRKLAGRELAKRLRIAARSLAEPEGTHDARYARDACLREGDAQIGTWLKLSVAEGSSVRADVAALRQAVSSTFAILVAADLAASEPSGRLPASFIRPITDTLENMARMLEAGGYPVDIELSLPDVTELTPLARIVAENLRDAITGFAVVEVEAGPEAGARAKNEVAVEAEAETKAKAKVEVEVEVAVEAEAEAEAEAASEAEAEAEAPATAGKRGGFFLPDAFTNPDHVRYALKTTAAAMFCYLLYSQLDWPGIHTCFITVYMVSLGTTAETVEKMTLRIAGCLVGAVLGTAAIVFVTPMLTSVIGLMAMVLFGAWVSAWVAFGSPRIAYAGFQIALVFFMCVIQGAAPGFDLTVARDRTIGILIGNVVVYLVFTRVWPVSVAARVDAALSALQQQWARLPVLTHAGTRRAHAASAMAQCGALEQDLGLMHYEPSWVRPEPQWIAERRGVLARLSALEGPMFLLAERRPGDAAIGGWLNRLNRLNRLNRLNRLNRLTGERSRTPVKTGAPASADRAMPVVPKPALPDTQNPVSPVAPNPTLPDAASDDTRTALLNLGDARLTQLEHAASNDAAKDLTTHAPA from the coding sequence ATGGCGCAGCCTGCCGGTGATCTTGCCCGACCGGGCGCCGCCGACCTCCTGAAGCTGCTTGCGCCCTATCCGGGACGAGCGGCAATGGCGACGCGCATCGCGCTGATTTGCGCGCTGACCGTGTTCGTGACGAGCGCGTCCGGCACGCCGGAAGCGGCGATCTCAGCCTATGTCGTGTTCTTCCTGAACCGGCCCGACCGGGTGACGAGCGTGGTACTCGGAGCAGCATTGCTAGTGCTGGTCACGCTGGTCGTCGGGTTGGTCATGGTGGTCGCCATGTTCGCGCTCGACAATCCGGTCTGGCGCGTTGCGTGTATCGCGGGGCTTTCGTTCGGGCTGCTGTTCGTGACGTCGGCGAGCAAGCTTCGGCCCGTGGGCGCGATCATCGCGATGATCGTCGGGTTTGCGCTCGACGAGCTCGGTAGCGTGCCGTTTGGCGAGGTCGCGACGCGCGCCCTGCTCTATGCCTGGCTGTTTGTCGCAATTCCGATCGCGCTCTCGATCTGCGTCAACCTGTTGATGGCTCCATCGCCTCGGAAACTCGCCGGTCGCGAGCTGGCGAAGCGCCTGCGGATCGCGGCCCGCAGCCTGGCCGAGCCCGAAGGAACGCATGACGCACGCTATGCACGCGACGCATGCCTGCGCGAAGGGGATGCGCAGATCGGTACGTGGCTGAAGCTCTCCGTTGCTGAAGGATCGTCGGTGAGGGCCGACGTTGCCGCGCTACGGCAGGCCGTGTCGTCGACGTTTGCGATCCTGGTCGCGGCCGATCTGGCGGCAAGCGAACCGTCGGGCCGGCTGCCGGCATCGTTCATCAGGCCGATTACCGACACGCTGGAGAACATGGCCCGCATGCTCGAGGCGGGCGGCTATCCGGTCGATATCGAACTCAGCCTGCCCGACGTGACAGAACTGACGCCGCTCGCGCGAATCGTTGCCGAGAACCTGCGCGATGCGATCACGGGCTTTGCCGTGGTCGAGGTCGAAGCGGGACCCGAAGCCGGAGCCAGAGCCAAAAACGAAGTCGCAGTTGAAGCAGAAGCAGAAACCAAAGCCAAAGCCAAAGTCGAAGTCGAAGTCGAGGTCGCGGTCGAAGCGGAAGCCGAAGCCGAAGCCGAAGCCGCATCCGAAGCCGAAGCCGAAGCCGAAGCCCCGGCGACCGCCGGCAAGCGCGGCGGGTTCTTCCTGCCGGATGCATTCACGAACCCCGACCACGTCCGCTACGCGCTGAAGACCACTGCCGCGGCGATGTTCTGCTATCTGCTTTATTCGCAACTCGACTGGCCGGGTATCCACACCTGCTTCATCACGGTCTACATGGTGTCGCTTGGCACCACCGCCGAGACCGTCGAGAAGATGACACTGCGGATCGCGGGGTGTCTCGTGGGCGCGGTCCTCGGTACTGCTGCGATCGTGTTCGTGACGCCCATGCTGACGTCGGTCATCGGGTTGATGGCGATGGTGCTGTTCGGTGCATGGGTGTCGGCGTGGGTTGCGTTCGGTTCGCCTCGTATTGCTTATGCTGGCTTCCAGATCGCCTTGGTGTTCTTCATGTGCGTGATCCAGGGCGCGGCGCCCGGCTTTGACCTGACGGTCGCACGGGATCGCACGATCGGAATCCTGATCGGCAACGTAGTCGTCTATCTGGTCTTCACCCGCGTATGGCCGGTCAGCGTTGCCGCGCGAGTCGACGCGGCGCTGAGCGCGCTGCAGCAGCAGTGGGCGCGGCTGCCGGTGCTGACCCATGCCGGCACGCGCCGGGCACACGCCGCGAGCGCAATGGCTCAGTGCGGTGCGCTGGAACAAGACCTCGGGCTGATGCATTACGAGCCATCGTGGGTTCGCCCTGAACCGCAGTGGATCGCTGAACGTCGCGGCGTGCTGGCCAGACTCAGCGCGCTCGAAGGGCCGATGTTCCTGCTCGCCGAACGACGTCCGGGCGATGCGGCAATCGGCGGCTGGCTCAATCGGCTCAATCGGCTCAATCGGCTCAATCGGCTCAATCGGCTCAATCGGCTCACGGGCGAGCGGTCGCGAACGCCGGTCAAAACCGGCGCGCCGGCATCGGCGGATCGAGCTATGCCGGTCGTACCAAAGCCGGCTTTGCCTGACACGCAAAACCCAGTCTCGCCTGTCGCGCCAAACCCGACTTTGCCGGATGCGGCGTCCGACGACACACGCACTGCGTTGCTGAACCTCGGCGACGCACGCCTTACTCAACTCGAACACGCCGCGTCGAACGACGCCGCGAAGGACCTCACGACTCATGCGCCGGCTTGA
- a CDS encoding hybrid sensor histidine kinase/response regulator has translation MYLAGIVVCIQFERAARREFVFRRTLRAAKARVEAASRTVNQQNERMREFVREKERFFSSAYHDIQQPLAAINLFIRSARIKLESEHAASHDLDVIEETARDILDMFTDIQDYSELGSTILRLSPVDTQTVLTEVFEQYLEPAKSRGIELRISGRQRPPPPIESDRSLFKRALSNLVSNAIKNTSVGGVVVGWALIGERLRIDVWDTGVGISPVHRDAIFAEYYQINNPGRDRSKGLGLGLSIVQRVVGILPKHSMRFSSVEGRGSRFSLYAPMSKMTPVIETDDRKDGACTAVLKGKYILLCDDEPTVLEGLRRLFISAGALVDTAESMAGFEAILADDGRVPDIIVTDIRLRDGQTGIEVAERIRRHFAWAGVLPVAFITGELVSPRALRDFTEPFVLLRKSSAPESTLAEVSCFVAAHQLTGFGHVRDQ, from the coding sequence ATGTATCTGGCTGGCATTGTCGTCTGCATTCAATTTGAACGCGCTGCCCGACGCGAATTCGTGTTCCGGCGGACGTTGCGCGCGGCCAAGGCGCGCGTTGAAGCAGCGTCCCGGACTGTCAATCAGCAGAATGAACGGATGCGAGAATTCGTTAGAGAGAAGGAGCGGTTCTTTTCATCGGCCTATCACGACATCCAGCAGCCTCTTGCCGCGATCAACCTCTTTATCCGTAGCGCGCGGATAAAGCTCGAAAGTGAACACGCCGCAAGCCATGATCTCGACGTCATCGAGGAAACGGCACGCGACATCCTCGACATGTTCACGGATATTCAGGACTATAGCGAACTAGGCTCAACCATCTTGCGCCTGTCGCCAGTTGATACGCAGACCGTGTTGACGGAAGTCTTCGAGCAATACCTTGAACCGGCGAAGTCGCGGGGCATCGAGTTGAGAATCAGCGGACGTCAGCGTCCCCCGCCGCCCATTGAAAGCGATCGCTCCTTGTTCAAGCGGGCATTGTCCAATCTTGTATCGAATGCGATCAAGAACACCTCCGTGGGGGGGGTCGTAGTTGGCTGGGCGCTGATTGGAGAGCGGCTTCGCATCGATGTATGGGACACGGGCGTCGGTATCTCGCCCGTGCATCGGGATGCGATATTCGCCGAGTACTATCAGATTAACAACCCTGGGCGCGATCGCTCGAAAGGCCTGGGACTTGGACTGTCTATCGTCCAAAGGGTTGTCGGAATTCTGCCGAAGCACAGTATGCGTTTCTCGTCGGTCGAAGGGCGTGGGTCGCGCTTTTCCCTGTATGCTCCGATGTCCAAAATGACACCCGTCATTGAGACGGACGATAGAAAGGACGGCGCATGCACGGCCGTCCTTAAGGGCAAATATATCCTGCTGTGCGACGACGAACCGACCGTTCTCGAGGGCCTGCGGCGCTTGTTTATCAGCGCTGGCGCACTGGTGGATACCGCCGAGTCCATGGCGGGATTTGAAGCGATTCTGGCCGATGACGGCCGCGTACCTGACATCATTGTCACCGATATCCGCCTGCGCGACGGCCAGACCGGCATCGAGGTTGCCGAACGGATCAGGCGGCATTTCGCATGGGCGGGCGTGCTTCCGGTCGCGTTCATCACGGGCGAACTGGTATCTCCCCGCGCACTTCGCGATTTCACCGAGCCGTTCGTGTTGTTGCGGAAGTCCTCCGCGCCGGAAAGCACGCTCGCTGAAGTTAGTTGTTTCGTTGCCGCCCACCAGCTGACAGGCTTCGGTCATGTGCGGGATCAGTGA
- a CDS encoding serine hydrolase, giving the protein MTTIFSRRDFLKLTGAALIASQMQSFVEAATWATTPSGASGFAPDLDARFEAFRPTASLRNLHGIVVLHEGNIAFERYFTGLDETRGEQQAGEVVFGPDTQHDLRSVTKSLVSLLYGIALADKRVPPPNQSLLAQFPEYPDLARDPQRARLTIANALTMTLGMQWNEHVSYMDPANSETAMDAAPDRFRYVLERPFVAAPGEVWIYSGGAVALIGRLIEKGTGQPLADYARSVLFEPLGIDKSSWAKGTDGEAIAASGLRLTPRELARVGQLVLARGQWEGRTIVPTAWLNASFTPAATVRDGQSYGYLWRVGEIAYPSKTGTRGERYVMAVGNGGQLLAIIPARELVVVVTAGNYNDPNDWQVPDAVLRRFVLPNLRA; this is encoded by the coding sequence ATGACCACGATTTTTAGCCGACGCGATTTTCTCAAGCTCACCGGAGCCGCACTGATAGCGAGCCAGATGCAATCGTTCGTCGAAGCCGCCACGTGGGCAACAACGCCATCTGGAGCTTCCGGTTTCGCACCCGATTTGGACGCCCGCTTCGAGGCATTTCGTCCCACCGCCTCTCTGCGAAATCTTCACGGCATTGTGGTGCTGCATGAAGGGAACATAGCGTTTGAGCGCTATTTCACGGGTCTCGATGAAACCCGGGGGGAACAACAGGCCGGGGAAGTCGTGTTCGGTCCCGATACGCAACACGATCTGCGCTCTGTCACCAAGAGCCTGGTGTCGTTGCTCTATGGCATTGCGCTCGCGGACAAGCGCGTCCCGCCGCCCAACCAGTCGCTCCTGGCGCAGTTCCCCGAATACCCGGATCTCGCGCGCGATCCGCAGCGGGCAAGGCTCACTATCGCCAATGCGTTAACCATGACGCTTGGTATGCAATGGAACGAGCATGTTTCCTATATGGATCCCGCCAACAGCGAGACGGCAATGGACGCCGCGCCGGATCGATTCCGATACGTGCTCGAACGGCCGTTTGTTGCCGCGCCGGGCGAAGTATGGATCTACAGCGGTGGCGCCGTAGCGCTGATCGGCCGTCTGATTGAGAAGGGCACCGGGCAGCCGCTCGCGGACTATGCGCGCTCGGTTCTTTTCGAGCCGCTTGGTATCGACAAATCATCATGGGCGAAAGGCACGGATGGTGAGGCCATTGCCGCATCCGGGCTACGTCTGACGCCACGTGAGCTCGCGCGTGTCGGACAACTGGTGCTCGCCCGCGGTCAATGGGAGGGCCGCACGATCGTGCCCACAGCGTGGCTCAACGCGAGCTTCACGCCTGCCGCTACGGTGCGTGACGGGCAGTCATATGGCTACCTGTGGCGGGTTGGCGAAATCGCCTATCCCAGCAAGACGGGAACTCGGGGCGAGCGTTATGTGATGGCTGTCGGTAATGGTGGACAGCTGCTGGCTATCATCCCGGCACGCGAACTCGTGGTGGTTGTCACCGCCGGGAATTACAACGATCCAAACGACTGGCAAGTGCCCGACGCAGTGCTGCGCCGTTTTGTGCTGCCCAACCTCAGGGCGTGA
- a CDS encoding response regulator transcription factor, with amino-acid sequence MRVLIVDDHELFRAGLALLLRELFPNIELLHASTLSQGMNHALGELLNIVFLDLDLPDGHGCNVLAELKESRPSLPVIVISADESVETISRCIELRAMGYVPKSSSPEALHAAISAVLAGGVFLPAACITRLRREMGTDEAPANGPEKARSSDHSEMSNASELGLTPREFETLAWLVRGLPSKAIALKMGLEDITVRKYVSHLLAHFNLRRRTELIVMLADRGIKLGVPPVTDPAHDRSLSAGGRQRNN; translated from the coding sequence ATGCGCGTACTGATCGTCGATGATCACGAGCTGTTCAGAGCCGGATTGGCACTGCTATTGAGAGAGCTCTTTCCGAACATCGAGTTATTGCACGCGAGCACGTTGTCGCAAGGCATGAATCACGCGCTTGGCGAGCTCCTGAATATTGTTTTTCTCGATCTCGACCTTCCCGATGGCCACGGTTGCAACGTGCTTGCCGAATTGAAGGAGTCGCGACCATCGTTACCGGTGATTGTGATATCGGCCGACGAGAGCGTGGAAACCATCAGTCGATGCATCGAACTTCGCGCTATGGGGTACGTACCTAAATCGTCGTCTCCTGAAGCGCTTCATGCAGCAATAAGCGCGGTGCTTGCCGGGGGCGTGTTCCTGCCCGCCGCCTGCATTACGAGGCTCAGGCGTGAAATGGGCACGGATGAGGCTCCGGCAAATGGACCTGAGAAAGCGCGGTCGAGCGATCATTCAGAAATGAGTAACGCGTCCGAGCTGGGACTCACACCCAGAGAGTTCGAGACATTGGCGTGGCTGGTGCGCGGGCTTCCCTCCAAGGCAATTGCCCTGAAAATGGGGCTCGAGGACATTACCGTTCGGAAGTACGTCAGTCATCTGCTCGCGCATTTCAATCTGCGGCGCCGCACGGAACTCATCGTCATGCTCGCGGATAGAGGGATCAAACTCGGTGTACCGCCAGTCACTGATCCCGCACATGACCGAAGCCTGTCAGCTGGTGGGCGGCAACGAAACAACTAA
- a CDS encoding GIN domain-containing protein → MNSEAFLRTLRAGLAGLSRQEVEEIIADYAAHFAEARASGRSEEEVAEALGDPARLARELRAETGLRRFEAHRSIANLVAAMLALAGLAAVDILFLMPLLLVVAAVALGIGIGLVALGAVGAHMIFGAVFFGHGGSILGAVIRFMIGIGLIACLIAGGSLLLLGLGAGVRMLGHYVRLHYRLLEPDQPDRLNRPNEDRTRELGEDIPAQKWSLSKRLAVGAVAGLAVAVALLALGSSLARSDWVGGAPWWRDAGWRCGRTWFNRGPASDRIASGADVASLTATSPSSVTFPFDANNRIDIDLPASVSYQPGPKAEATVTGDPSVISHVRIADGKLGFDSETGCAPLAHLSVRLTAPSITAWGIRGSSDLVLTDIDQQNLQLRIAGSGRIVASGSVQVVALNVAGSGEAQLQDLSARSAEIVVHGSGEVQVAAQDNADIAIAGSGVVKLHGHPAQVHSRISGSGRIENTP, encoded by the coding sequence GTGAACAGTGAAGCATTCTTGCGCACTCTGCGCGCCGGGCTCGCCGGCCTGTCCAGGCAGGAGGTCGAGGAGATCATCGCTGACTACGCAGCGCATTTTGCCGAGGCGCGCGCGTCGGGTCGCAGCGAGGAGGAGGTCGCCGAAGCCCTCGGCGACCCCGCGCGGCTCGCCCGGGAACTACGTGCCGAAACAGGCCTGCGGCGTTTTGAAGCCCATCGCAGCATCGCCAATCTCGTCGCGGCCATGCTTGCGCTGGCGGGTCTCGCGGCGGTCGACATTTTGTTTCTCATGCCGCTGCTGCTCGTTGTGGCCGCCGTTGCGCTTGGCATTGGCATCGGCCTCGTGGCCCTCGGCGCTGTTGGAGCGCACATGATATTCGGCGCCGTGTTCTTTGGGCACGGCGGCTCGATCCTGGGCGCAGTGATCCGTTTCATGATCGGCATCGGGCTGATCGCGTGCCTTATCGCCGGTGGCTCGCTGCTCCTGCTGGGGCTCGGCGCGGGCGTGCGGATGCTCGGACACTATGTGCGGCTGCATTACCGCCTGCTCGAACCGGATCAGCCCGATCGGCTCAATCGTCCTAATGAGGACAGGACGCGAGAGCTGGGCGAGGACATTCCCGCGCAAAAATGGAGCTTAAGTAAGAGGCTGGCCGTGGGGGCAGTCGCAGGATTGGCCGTCGCCGTCGCCCTCCTTGCGCTCGGCAGTTCGCTCGCCAGATCGGATTGGGTTGGCGGTGCACCCTGGTGGCGGGATGCGGGATGGCGTTGCGGGCGAACCTGGTTCAACCGGGGGCCTGCAAGCGATAGGATCGCAAGCGGCGCGGATGTCGCGAGCCTGACCGCAACCTCGCCTTCCTCAGTGACATTCCCATTCGACGCGAACAACCGCATAGATATTGATCTGCCTGCCTCTGTCAGCTACCAGCCCGGCCCCAAAGCCGAGGCGACCGTAACAGGAGACCCCTCTGTTATCAGCCACGTGCGCATAGCCGATGGCAAGCTCGGTTTCGATAGCGAAACCGGTTGCGCGCCTCTCGCGCATCTTTCGGTTCGGCTGACGGCCCCGTCGATTACCGCGTGGGGCATCAGAGGTAGCAGCGACCTTGTTCTAACGGATATCGACCAGCAAAACCTGCAATTGCGCATTGCGGGGAGCGGTCGTATTGTCGCGAGTGGTTCGGTGCAGGTTGTCGCGCTCAATGTCGCGGGCTCAGGCGAGGCGCAACTGCAAGACCTCTCAGCGAGATCTGCGGAGATCGTGGTCCATGGCAGCGGCGAAGTGCAGGTCGCGGCGCAAGACAATGCCGATATCGCTATTGCCGGCAGCGGTGTCGTGAAGCTGCACGGCCATCCGGCACAGGTGCATTCGAGGATATCGGGTAGTGGCCGCATAGAGAACACGCCCTAG